A window of the Gossypium hirsutum isolate 1008001.06 chromosome A03, Gossypium_hirsutum_v2.1, whole genome shotgun sequence genome harbors these coding sequences:
- the LOC107943707 gene encoding uncharacterized protein has protein sequence MGNCQAIDAAALVIQHPCGRIERFYWPILASEVMRMNPGHYVSLIIPLPPSEDANQDNKAVRFTRVKLLRPSDTLALGHAYRLVTSQEVMEVLKAKKYAKKTRQHLESSEKLQHEQGNNLSSESYQSQVTKHERRRPRTAPANTAAMSSKSWQPSLQSISEFGS, from the exons ATGGGGAACTGTCAGGCTATAGATGCTGCGGCGTTGGTGATACAACATCCATGTGGGAGGATAGAGAGGTTCTATTGGCCTATTCTTGCAAGTGAAGTGATGAGAATGAATCCAGGCCATTATGTTTCGCTCATCATACCATTGCCTCCCTCTGAGGATGCCAACCAAGACAATAAGGCCGTACGCTTCACTCGTGTCAAGCTTCTTCGTCCTTCTGATACTCTCGCCCTTGGCCATGCTTATCGCCTTGTCACTTCTCAGG AGGTTATGGAGGTTCTAAAGGCAAAGAAATATGCAAAAAAGACAAGGCAACACCTGGAATCAAGTGAAAAGTTGCAGCATGAACAAGGGAATAACCTAAGTTCAGAGTCCTACCAA TCTCAGGTGACAAAACATGAAAGACGACGCCCAAGGACAGCGCCTGCCAACACTGCTGCAATGAGTTCAAAATCATGGCAGCCTTCATTACAGAGCATCTCTGAGTTTGGAAGCTAA
- the LOC107943708 gene encoding cyclin-D1-1, protein MSLSCSDRFTDLLCAEDSNEVLSDDSPACSSELDSQASCIEESSIDGFIEDETNFVPGFDYLARFQCQSLDASAREASVAWILKVQAYYNLQPLTAYLSVNYLDRFLYSRRLPQASGWPLQLLSTACLSLAAKMEEPLVPSLLDLQVEGAKYIFEPKTIQRMELLVLTVLDWRLRSVTPFSFIDFFACKLDPTGTFLAFLISRATDIILSNIKEASFLEYRPSSIAAAAILCAANEIPNLSLFNPEHAESWCDGLSKEKILSCYRLMQELVVDNARRKPPKMLPQLRVSIRGRMRSSDSSSSSSSSPSYKRRKLNNCLRVDDDDRNSK, encoded by the exons ATGTCGTTATCATGTTCCGATCGCTTCACGGACTTACTCTGCGCCGAGGATTCCAACGAGGTGTTATCCGACGATTCGCCGGCATGCTCGTCGGAGCTGGACTCTCAGGCGTCCTGCATCGAGGAGTCCAGCATCGATGGCTTTATTGAAGATGAGACAAACTTCGTCCCCGGATTTGATTACCTTGCTCGGTTTCAGTGTCAATCTCTTGACGCGTCGGCTCGAGAAGCATCGGTTGCATGGATTCTAAAG GTACAAGCATATTACAATTTGCAGCCTTTAACGGCTTATCTTTCCGTCAACTACTTGGATCGGTTTTTGTATTCCCGCCGCTTGCCG CAAGCTAGTGGGTGGCCATTGCAACTTTTATCTACTGCTTGCTTGTCGTTAGCGGCCAAGATGGAGGAACCTCTAGTTCCATCTCTTCTAGATCTTCAG GTAGAGGGAGCgaaatatatatttgaaccaAAAACAATTCAAAGAATGGAACTGCTTGTGCTAACGGTATTGGATTGGAGACTGCGATCAGTAACACCGTTCAGTTTCATTGATTTCTTTGCATGCAAGCTCGATCCAACAGGAACTTTTCTCGCCTTTTTGATTTCAAGGGCAACCGATATTATTTTATCGAATATCAAAG AGGCGAGCTTTCTAGAGTATCGGCCATCAAGCATTGCTGCTGCAGCGATACTTTGTGCAGCCAATGAGATACCAAACTTGTCTCTTTTTAATCCTGAGCATGCTGAGTCATGGTGCGATGGACTGAGCAAG GAGAAAATCCTTAGCTGCTACAGGTTAATGCAAGAGCTTGTGGTTGACAATGCCAGGAGGAAACCGCCCAAGATGTTACCTCAGCTTCGAGTATCAATCCGAGGCAGAATGAGGTCCAGTGACTCATCTtcctcatcttcttcatcacctTCATATAAAAGGAGAAAATTAAATAACTGCTTGAGGGTGGATGATGATGACAGAAACTCCAAGTAA
- the LOC121218341 gene encoding uncharacterized protein, which produces MAPSPSPSPSPSPSPRAVKFYKKNIFSPFFFLKNFQTLPFSLWPSEFRPNPPTVTPSHAPPLAVVRRPKALLSLGVPQVIERRSLWPLISAPITDPGITVLMVLLERHASKGRDAWDDSKLPELHCGAEEKES; this is translated from the exons ATGGCTCCTAGTCCTAGTCCTAGTCCTAGTCCTAGTCCTAGTCCCAGAGCTG ttaaattttataaaaaaaacatttttagccctttcttttttttaaaaaactttcaaACGCTCCCCTTTTCTCTCTGGCCTAGCGAATTTCGGCCAAACCCCCCGACGGTTACTCCGTCACATGCACCACCGCTCGCGGTGGTCAGAAGGCCAAAAGCCCTCCTTTCTCTAGGCGTTCCACAG GTAATCGAGCGACGGAGTCTCTGGCCTCTAATTAGTGCACCGATCACGGATCCTGGAATCACGGTGTTGATGGTGTTATTGGAACGGCATGCATCGAAGGGTCGAGACGCTTGGGATGACTCGAAGCTTCCAGAACTTCATTGCGGCGCTGAAGAGAAGGAGAGCTAG